One Capra hircus breed San Clemente chromosome 3, ASM170441v1, whole genome shotgun sequence genomic window, GCACTGAATATGATAGCCCCGCAGGGAGGGTTGACGAGGTCGGAGCGCTGTCAGGTGTGGGTTGAGAGAGGACCCCAGCTGCTGGGGAGGGAGCGGGAGCGCCCAGAGGATCTGTCATGGGGCCCAGAAATTAGAGAGGCCTGAACCAGGGTTCTGCCGGTGAGGCTGGCGAGGGGTCTGGTGTCGGTGTGGGAGGGTCTGAGGAGGCAGAGGGCACAAGAGGCAGATTTGGGGGCCAGTCGAGGTGGGCGTGAGGGCCTGGAGGTGTTGCCCGGACTTTGCTGGCTTGCAGGCCTGAGTGACTGGGATGCTGGCGGTGCCTCCTCTAAGATGAAAGACtcggggtgggggtagggggctcTGTGGCAGTCATGTGTCTGCCCTTACAGGGCCTCCAGGATGAGTGTCCCCTCTCTCCCCAGACCGGATCCCCCAGATCTTGGACATGGTCTCAGAACTGGAGTTCAACTTGGACACAACGCCCCGGATCAACTGTGCCGCAGCGGGGAACCCCTTCCCAGTCCGGGGCAGCATGGAGCTCCGCAAGCCGGATGGCACGGTGCTCCTGGTGAGCCCCATGACCCCTGGGCCTCTGGGGGTCCAGGGCCTCTgcccacccccaggctcctccacccctcGGGGCTTTCTGCAGGCTCTGCCCACTGGCCTGATCACAGCTCAAATTGGGTCAGGCTGATTGTTGAGGGACCACCTCCCAGTTTCTATCCCCTCGCCAGCCTGGACAAACACACAAACCTCTGCCACATGGCACACTTTCTCTGAGGCCTGTCCCTTTCCCCTGCCTCTCTCAGTCCACCAAGGCCATTGTGGAGCCAGATAGAACCACAGCCGAGTTTGAGGTGCCCCGCTTGGCTCTTGGGGacagtggactctgggaatgccgCGTGTCCACGTCTGGTGGCCAGGATAGTCGACGCTTCAGAATCAATGTCAAAGGTCAGTGATGTCCTGGGTCCATGGAGGATAGATGGCAGATAGAGTGGGCGCTAGCCAAGGCTGCTCAGATAGGAGCAGGAAGGGCAAGAGCCTGTAAGGTCACAGCCCAGCACCAGGCAGAGAAGAGGGCTTGTGGTCAGCCTGAGGCCTGGACCGGGCACTCTCCAGGCTGGAGCATAGCTCAGTCCCACCTGGAAAGGGAACCCATGCCCCAGAAATGGGGCACTCTCCAGCCTTGCCCCGGGCAATGCTTCCTTTCTATCTCCCCCACCCCGCAGATACACAGTGCCTTTCTCTCCGCTTCTGCGAGGCTGTGTTCCCTCAAACCCCAAGTCACACCACCGGGCACCCAGTGCTACAACAGAGGAGTGCCTGGGGCTGTGGACCTGTTTCATTTCCCAGAAGTGCTTCCTGGTGAATGAGGCAGCTGCCAGTGCCCGAGACTGTTGAGAGCcaagcacccccaccccagtctaGGTGTCCCCCACCTTCTGCAGCACCATAAGCATCAGACGTtcacaccccctcccacccccggtCCTCTTTCCGTGTGCTCCTGACCCCGCAGCCACCTCCCCTGACACAAGCCCAGACCTCTtgtccctctccctctttctcactGTCCAACTCTGCTTCCCATCCTCTCCCTacttctctgtcgccccctccaCCACACCAGGGTCCCACCTCCAGCCTTCCTCTTCTCACTCTCCCCAGGCCACTTGGCTTTGAATCTTCACTACCTATTCTAGCTCCATCATCTAAGCGCGTTACCTTGCCCCTCATagcttgtttttctctctgtaaaaGGAGGATATCAGCAATCCTACCAAGGGAGGATTGCCGTGAAGATTAGATTAGATGATTTGTTTAAGCATTTGGCACAGTGCCTGACGCAGGGTATGTGGTCAATGTATGTTGACATTTATTGCTATTAATAGTTATAATGTCACCTAGTCCTAAGATTTCAACCATTCCCTGGCAACTCTCAGATAACCATCTGCAGCCTGGACccctctcctgggctccagaCCTCTGTGTAATGGGGGTCTGGTTCTGAAGTCAGTGGGGAAGTCACCTGATGCACGAGTCAGGGGCCCTACTCCAGGTCACCTAATCCTCTGCGTGAGCTGCAGGCCCAGGGCTCCGTAGGATCCAAACTGGACCTTCCTCTCCCTCCAGGCCAGCACTTCTTCCTTACATGTGTGTTCCTGCCCGACAGCATTGTTCCTTCCCACCCCTTCTACCACACCCCTGCATCCTCCTtgaccctcctcccttcccccatccctccaCTTATCCATGCGTGCACTCATCCACACATATATCCATTTTCCTTAGAAAATCCGTCTGGTAAATGTTTGGACGAGGCAAGGGAACCAGTTGAGACATTAATGCAATAATCTGGACAGAAGAGCTAAGGCAGGAAAGACAGTGACCATGGGATGAGGAAGCTAAGCAGGAGCACAAAAGCTGTTTGGGATAAGATGGGCTGATTTTAGATGGCCTGGTCAGACAGACTTAGTTTAAACCCTGGCTGCATGTCCTTAAGCAGGTTGTTccatgtctctgagcctcagtgtcttcattCTTAAGATAGGGATGGTGAGCCCTGCCTAACGGCAGTTGTCAGAATTAGGGGCCGTGCACATGAAGTATCTGGGTCGAGCAGGTGCTTCATCACctgctgctttatttttaattaagagaGTGATGAatggtggggaggggcagagagcTGGGTGACACTGCCTGGGACTCGAGCCTTCTTTGTCCTCCCCCACATTGCATGGCAGAGTGCCCTCTCCCAAACCCCTGTCTGGCCATGTCGCTTCCTCACTTAACATCTTCTGGGACACCCTCATCTCCTTGTTTCCGAGTCCCTACACCCCGAGTTGTCCTCCCTAGGCCCTGGCCACTTTGATCATCTGTTGCACCTGgtctctccccagcccaggggggTCCCCAGGTccaaactgagacccagagttACCTTTGATGCCCAGAGCACAGAGTCTGCCTCTGTGTCCGAGGGCTGGGTGGACTGTGTGGGCCACGCCTTACCCTGAGTCTCCTGGCAGTGCCGCCAGTGCCCCTGACCGCCCCGAGGCTTCTGGCCAAGCAGAGCCGCCAGCTCGTGGTCTCCCCGCTAGTCTCCTTCTCTGGGGACGGACCCGTCACCTCCGTTCGCCTGCACTACAGGCCCCAGGACAGCACCATGGCCTGGTCGACCATCGTGGGTGAGGGGGCAAGAGCTAGGGGCAGGATGGGGTGCCAGACAGTAATGagggggatggagggatggaagGGAGTGGGGAGTGTGCGGAGAAGAGAGGGGCTGAAGGGAGAGTGGAGGCTTCTGGACAGAGTTGGGACTGAATGCTGTGCGCCCTGCCCCCAGTGGATCCCAGTGAGAACGTGACATTAATGAACCTGAGGCCAAAGACGGGATACAGTGTCCGTGTGCAGCTGAGCCGGCCGGGGGAAGGGGGCGAGGGGGCCTGGGGGCCTCCCACCCTTATGACCACAGACTGTCCTGGTGAGAGGCCCAGAGTCACCCCTTTCTGCTCCCCAGGGGTCACTGTCCCATGCTCTCGATCCGGGGTTGTCTCGGCCTGTCGGCCCCGGGGGTCCCTGCCTTTCCCACTGGAGGTTGTCCCTGGGGGTTCACCATCCCGTCCAGCCCCCAGGACCTACCAGACAGTTCTGACCTCTACCTCTGGCCCCAGAGCCCTTGTTGAAGCCGTGGCTGGAGGGCTGGCATGTGGAGGGCCCCGACCGGCTGCGAGTGAGCTGGTCCTTACCCCCGGTGCCGGGGCCGCTGGTGGGCGATGGTTTCCTGCTGCGCCTGTGGGACGGGGCCCGGGGACAGGAGCGGCGGGAGAACGTCTCGTCCCCCCAGGCCCGCACCGCCCTCCTGACCGGACTCACGCCTGGCACCCACTACCAGCTGGACGTGCGGCTCTACCACTGCACCCTCCTGGGCCCGGCCTCGCCCGCCGCACGCGTGCTTCTGCCCCCCAGCGGTACGCTCGGGAGGGGGCAGCGGGCTCGTGATGAGGGAGGGCAGGGCACGCAGGGAACACACGGGGCCAGGAAGGACATGGGAGGTTACAGGAGCCTGGATGGACAGGCAGAGACCACAGGACGTGGAAACGGGCGCAGGGAGGATCTGGATGTCAGGAGACAGGGGCACAGGGAGGACAGGACACGGGAGGATCCAGGATGCCAGGAGGATGTGGGCCTCCAGGAGTGACTAGGAGAGAGGAGAGCCCAGGGAGGTcactggagggggtggggtgtaAGGAGGACGTGGGGCCTGGGGGACATGGGGGCACTACGAGGAAGACTTGGGATGTCAAGGGAAGCAGAAGCTCATTGGGGAAGGAGGCCACGGCAAGATGAACAGACAGCCCACGAAGAAGCAGGGAAGTCGGCAGCGGATCTCCCATTCTGGGGTCAGTAGAGCTGGGGACACAGCTAGAACGGCTCTGTCTGACCCCGCAGTCACACAGCCTGTCCCATCTGagcccccacttcccaccccaatCTCCCCAGGGCCCCCAGCCCCCCGACACCTCCATGCCCAGGCCCTTTCAGACTCTGAGATCCAGTTGATGTGGCAGCGCCCCGAGGCTCCAGCCGGGCCTATATCCAAGTACATCGTGGAGGTGCAGGTGGCGGGGGGCTCCGGAGACCCGCTGTGGATGGACGTGGACAGGCCCGAGGAGACGAGCACCATCGTCCGCGGCCTTAACGCCAGCACACGCTACCTCTTCCGCGTGCGGGCCAGTGTCCAGGGCCCCGGTGACTGGAGCAACGTGGTTGAACAGTCCACCTTGGGCAACGGTGAGATGAGGGGCTGCCCGGGCCACGGGGTCGGTCTCAGGTGCTCTCCCTGGCACGTGATCCCCTGCCTTGGATCTAGGGCCTCCTGGGCCCCTCCCAACAAGTGATATGACACCGGGCAGTGGGGGCCCTGACCCttcccttctttcattttttccgtGTTTCTTTGGTGTggctcttcttctttttcctttttggctgcactgggtcgtCTTTGCTGTATGCAGGCTTCCTCTGGTTGTGGCGACGGGGAcgactctctagttgccgtgctCAGACTCCTTCTTGGAATGACTTCTCTCTTGTCGCGGAGCataggctttagtagttgtggtccGAGGGCTCTGATgtggaggctcagtagttgtagcacacaggcttagttgccccgaggtgTGAggaatcttccagaaccaggaatcgaacccctgtccccggcattggcaggcgcattcttaaccactggatcaccaggggagcCCGACCCTTCCCTTTTATGACCCACTGTCCGAGTGCTGGGAAAATCATGACATTCCAGCAACCTGCTGGTCCCAGGCCTGACATCCCCGCTCCCTCCCTGGTACTGGGATCTCTGACCTCCACCTCTGTGTGCCCCCGTGGTGGCCTCCAGGTTCCCTGATCCAGGCATCTCTGTGATCTGCCCCTCTTCTGGTGTCCAGGGCTGCAGATTGAGGGCCCAGTCCAAGAGATCCATGCAGCTGAAGAGGGCCTGGATCAACAGCTGGTCCTGGCTGTGGTGGGCTCTGTGTCTGCCACCTGCCTCACCATCCTGGCTGCCCTCCTCACCTTGGCGTGCATCCGCAAAAGCTGCCTGCATCGCAGACGCACCTTCACCTACCAATCAGGATCGGTCAGTCACCTGTACCCGCCGCTGGGCACACGTGTGCAGACcctatgtatatatgtgtctaCCTATATACACACAAGTATTTGTACACtgtaagtgtgtatgtgtgcacgcatGGATGTTTAGGTGTAAGACTGTACTCAAcagcatactgctgctgctgctgctaagtcacttcagtcgtgtccgactctgtgtgaccccataggcggcagcccaccaggctcccccgtccctgggattctccaggcaagaacactggagtgggttgccgtttccttctccaatagcataCAAGGGTGCAATCTGTaattttctccatttctataGAATTGAACTCAGCTCCTGAGCCCAGGTATATTAGTCATGAAATATGTAGTATTCCCAGTTCAGAATCATTCAGTTATGTCCATGTTGCACCAGGGTCAGTTTGGGGTTCTCCCCCTTCCCATGAGGGGTGATGGATGCTTGGGAAGCCTGATGAGAACATGGAGAATGCCTGGGCTTCATGAGGACCTCTCTCTGGCCAGGCCCTCCTGCACGCATCGGTGACTCATATCCTCAGCCCTTCTGTAACCTCCTTTGGGCCACAAGGGCACTTGCACTTTGAGTTCCTCATCCCAATCTCCATCTTTGCAAATCCCAGGGCCTCCTTGGACTTAAGAACTCCAAGGGCCTTCCCTGACCTTGCAGAGAGCAGCATATTCTGCAGCCCTCAGACCCATTGCTGCAGCTCCTCCTCCAACTGTTTCTACCGCTCTCGAGTTGAGCTGAGCCTGCAGCCTCACCTGTCACACTCCTTGCGAGAAGCACAGGCATCCCTACTCTTCTTGTCTTCCCTGTAAACTTGAGCACCAGGCCCCCACTGAGGGGGTAAGGACTGGGGGAGGGTGCTAACTCCCCTTCAGGAGCCCCAGCATCACCCCATCTGTCACCCCCCtccacctctctctcctctggaATCTTCCCCACTGTTGTCACTTATGATCCAAACTCTGCCCTGGGTCCTCCGTGCCTGGACTCGGTATTTACAGAGAAGTTTtggcactggaaaaaaaaaaaaaaaccctcttctcTCTCAAGGGCTGATCCTTGTGATAGAAAGCCTAGTGTCCAAGGCTGTTGTCTCTACCATGCCTCTAAAATACTCCCTTCAGAGATTCAATCGGCTTCTTTGTTCCAGGCTGTGTTGGCCTCCCTCTGAGGTCAGTGTGTGCAAAAAGCGGCCTGGCTGTGGTGGGGGAGGGTCAGGGGTATGAATGTGAAGGGAAGGAGCAGGAAAGTAGCCTTAAATGGATGTAGCATCCTAACATATATGAAGACATACCCCTGCCCCAGGCACCTCTGTGCGGGTATCTGTGTGCATGGATGCGTGTGCTGGGCGTGAGTGTGCCCGTCTGTGAATGCCCCCATCTGGATGCACCTGTATGCCTGACGTGTGTCCCTCCACTTGCTCTCCCGTACAAGCTCACGTCCGCACGCACCCCTCACGGACGCCCTGCCTACTGGCCTCCCCTAGAACACGCGCCTGTGCGTGCAGGTGTGCGCTCTCAGTTGTCTGTGTTTCATGTGAATCCATGTGACCTGTGTCCTCAGACCTCTCCCGTCAAGCTGGGCTGCAGCTCATCTAGGGATCCACACCCCAACAGATCTGTCTTAACCATTCTTTCTATTCTCATATTGGCGCTGCCCATGGTCCCATTCAGCGATTTCCTTTCCCTGCTCTCAGCCCTGCCCAGGTGGCCCAGGTCCTACTTGGCTAGGACAAATGGATGGTCTTCTCTGTTATGTTCTTTCTGTCTTCAGGTCCTGGGTGGTTTGAGAGCTATGGGCGCTGCCAAGTGGGTGGACAGGGGTCATCTCTGCTTCTCTGCTATGGAGAAGAAGACCACTCCACTGGCTGCCTGCTGCTCTAGGCTTAGCGTGGAGTAGGTACTCACTAAACATACCCCAATCCACTGCCCAAGGCCAGAAGCCACTCCAGAGCATCCCGGGTGACAACACAGCCTGGCCGGGGGATTGGCAGAGTAAGGGGAGGCTCGTTGCCCCCATCACAGCTCACTCCAGTGCCTCTTGGTTTCAGCGTTAGGAGTATCAACCTTCCACTGACTCATGCCGTGGCTTCCAGCGATTTTACCCACTCCGTGTTCCTtcagagcccacactctagatCTCCAGCCTGAAGTCTCTGCATTTCTGTCTGGACATCTGTCTACCCACTGGCCCGCCTGTGGCTCCATCCCATATGATTCTGTCTCAGTATGCGTCCTTTGTCTGTCCATGCCTGGCTGGCCACCAGGGTGCCCTCTGTCTGGGTCTCTGTTTGTCTGATCACTGTTTTGTCTGCCTGTCTCTGCGTCTTGCTGCCCCTGTCTCTTGTGTGGACTGTCTGCCTACTTGTCCCATCCTGTGAAGGGCGAGGAGACCATTCTGCAGTTCAGCTCAGGCACCTTGACACTGACCCGGCGGCCAAAACCTCAGCCCGAGCCCCTAAATTACCCAGTGCTGGAGTGGGAGGACATCACCTTTGAGGATCTCATTGGAGAGGGTAACTTCGGCCAGGTCATCCGGGCCATGATCAAGAAGGATGGACTCAAGATGAACGCCGCCATCAAGATGCTGAAAGGTCCGCTGAGAGtaacccctgccccagccctgaccttctcctttctccctcaaCGCTAGGCCCCACCTAGCTTCCACCAGCAACTGGCCCCAGCCCTCAACAGCCCACACCATTTCTCCAGGATTATTTCCAGCAAAAGTGATATTGGATTCTTTACACAGAGTATGCCTCTGAAAATGATCATCGTGACTTTGCGGGAGAACTGGAAGTTCTGTGCAAATTGGGGCATCATCCGAACATCATCAACCTCTTGGGGGCCTGTGAGAACCGAGGTGAGCCCCCAACTCATCCCCTACCCCTTCTTCCAAACCCATCATCAGCCAATACCTCTAGTAGCTTATAGGAAGCTTCAGAACACCAAAACATCACTATTGGTTCTCCTTCATGCACCAGGTTCTCTATCTAGTACCATAAGGTGCCTGCTGCCATCCCAGGTGTCTGAGTATAAATCACCACCCTGTATTCCTCACCTCCCAGGTTACTTGTATATCGCCATTGAATATGCCCCCTATGGGAATCTGCTGGATTTTCTGCGCAAGAGCCGGGTCCTGGAAACTGACCCAGCTTTTGCCCGGGAACATGGAACAGCCTCCACCCTCAGCTCCCGGCAGCTGCTGCGTTTTGCCAGTGATGCTGCCAATGGCATGCAGTACCTGAGTGAgaagcaggtgtgtgtgtgtgtgtgtgtgtgtgtgtgtgtgtgtgtgtgtgtgtgtgtgtgtgtgtgtgtgtgtgtctttggggAAGGTGGGCTAGAGGGATGAGGGGAGACCATCAAGTGAACTTCAGGAGATCAAATCAGCAGGCTCTAATTGGATATGGGATTGAGGATAGAGAGGATGTGACCCCAAGCTGCTGGCCTGGGTGAGTGGGTGAGACCACCCCCAAAGCAGGTCTGTGTTTGGGGGTGTGGCTTAGCATTTTGCAACGGTCAGCCTAGAACCAAGAAAGGAGGCCTGGACCAGGGACAACAGTCTGGAAGCTGTCACTTCAAAGATAGGGGTGCTGGTGGCCAGGGAGTGGGTGAGACTCACCAGAAGAAGGGTAGAACAGACGGGAAGCCTGAACCCAAGTCCAAGGACACCCCGCTTGAATGAAAGTGGGGAGGGGATGTGAGACTGAAGGGAGGCATTTTGAAGTTGTTAATGTATTGAGTATCTTTGAAAGTAGAGGGCAGGGGGCCAAGGCAGAGGGAGGGGTGATAGAGCAAGGTCTCTGAGGAAGGTGGAGGGCCCAATGGGGAGGATCTGGAACTCAAGGGAGAGATCACTTTGGGCAAGAGAAGGGCCTTTCCACTCTCATCAGTGGAGCAGGGGTCGGGGAGAGGTCAGGGAGAGACGGGGTCAGGGAGCATTCAAAGAGGAGAAGGTCCAGTGTGGTCACTGGGGAAGAGTCAACCATTGTCCCAGGAGAAGAATACAGCCTGAACTTGGCCATGGCCCAGATCACAAATAGGAAGGGATGACAGCCCCCACTGTGGTTTTTCCCAGGCACGAGACTCT contains:
- the TIE1 gene encoding tyrosine-protein kinase receptor Tie-1 → MVWLEPPLLLPIFFLASHVGAAVDLTLLADLRLTEPQRFFLTCVSGEAGAGRGSDAWGPPLLLEKDDRIVRTPRPWQPPHTARNGSSRVTVRGFSQPSDLVGVFSCVGGAGARRTRVLYVHNSPGAHLLPDKVTHTVNKGDTAVLSARVRKEKQTDVIWKSNGSYFYTLDWHEAQDGQFLLQLPNVQPSSSGIYSATYLEASPLGSAFFRLIVRGCEAGRWGQDCTKECPGCLHGGVCHDQDGECVCPPGFTGTRCEQACREGRFGQSCQEQCPGTSGCRGLTFCLPDPYGCSCGSGWRGSQCQEACAPGRFGADCRLQCQCQNGGTCDRFSGCVCPSGWHGMHCEKSDRIPQILDMVSELEFNLDTTPRINCAAAGNPFPVRGSMELRKPDGTVLLSTKAIVEPDRTTAEFEVPRLALGDSGLWECRVSTSGGQDSRRFRINVKVPPVPLTAPRLLAKQSRQLVVSPLVSFSGDGPVTSVRLHYRPQDSTMAWSTIVVDPSENVTLMNLRPKTGYSVRVQLSRPGEGGEGAWGPPTLMTTDCPEPLLKPWLEGWHVEGPDRLRVSWSLPPVPGPLVGDGFLLRLWDGARGQERRENVSSPQARTALLTGLTPGTHYQLDVRLYHCTLLGPASPAARVLLPPSGPPAPRHLHAQALSDSEIQLMWQRPEAPAGPISKYIVEVQVAGGSGDPLWMDVDRPEETSTIVRGLNASTRYLFRVRASVQGPGDWSNVVEQSTLGNGLQIEGPVQEIHAAEEGLDQQLVLAVVGSVSATCLTILAALLTLACIRKSCLHRRRTFTYQSGSGEETILQFSSGTLTLTRRPKPQPEPLNYPVLEWEDITFEDLIGEGNFGQVIRAMIKKDGLKMNAAIKMLKEYASENDHRDFAGELEVLCKLGHHPNIINLLGACENRGYLYIAIEYAPYGNLLDFLRKSRVLETDPAFAREHGTASTLSSRQLLRFASDAANGMQYLSEKQFIHRDLAARNVLVGENLASKIADFGLSRGEEVYVKKTMGRLPVRWMAIESLNYSVYTTKSDVWSFGVLLWEIVSLGGTPYCGMTCAELYEKLPQGYRMEQPRNCDDEVYELMRQCWRDRPYERPPFAQIALQLGRMLEARKAYVNMSLFENFTYAGIDATAEEA